The Diospyros lotus cultivar Yz01 chromosome 15, ASM1463336v1, whole genome shotgun sequence genome has a window encoding:
- the LOC127791823 gene encoding protein CHLORORESPIRATORY REDUCTION 41, chloroplastic, whose amino-acid sequence MASTASTAIQIQFLPRALQTLHHQRSQTTKSNVPHQRPLLHIIKCTSASNSAAAEDEFPTPGPEFETTISPDRFPVERRRRSEIIRDRKVRGGTVKREPPNLQIGWKRSKEIAVEKPTGYVIMDFLEKLVGLMDREFGSTALLAKAGEIVAERAREEAEVLLEEGKVEDRMVTELGRVLKLMEMDLAMVKAAVKEETLSERLQQARARCRQAILVANSF is encoded by the coding sequence ATGGCTTCCACTGCCAGCACtgcaattcaaattcaattccTCCCTCGTGCTCTACAGACACTTCATCACCAACGAAGCCAAACCACCAAGTCTAACGTCCCACACCAACGCCCACTGCTCCATATTATCAAATGCACATCGGCTTCAAACTCAGCTGCAGCTGAAGATGAGTTCCCAACCCCAGGGCCGGAGTTTGAAACCACCATCAGCCCGGACAGGTTCCCGGTGGAGAGGCGGCGGAGGTCAGAGATAATCCGGGACCGGAAGGTGAGGGGCGGCACGGTGAAGCGGGAGCCGCCCAACCTGCAGATAGGGTGGAAGAGGAGCAAGGAGATAGCAGTGGAGAAGCCAACTGGGTATGTGATCATGGACTTCCTGGAGAAGCTGGTGGGGCTGATGGATAGGGAGTTCGGGTCGACGGCGCTGCTGGCGAAAGCCGGAGAGATTGTGGCGGAGAGGGCCAGGGAGGAGGCGGAGGTGCTGCTGGAGGAGGGGAAGGTGGAGGACAGGATGGTGACTGAGCTGGGGAGAGTGTTGAAGCTGATGGAAATGGATTTGGCCATGGTGAAAGCTGCAGTGAAAGAAGAGACACTCAGTGAGAGGCTGCAACAAGCCAGGGCCCGCTGCAGGCAGGccattcttgttgccaattcattTTGA